The Streptomyces sp. NBC_01244 genome contains a region encoding:
- a CDS encoding ABC transporter ATP-binding protein, translating to MIELEGLTKRFGAKTAVDNLSFQVKPGVVTGFLGPNGAGKSTTMRMMLDLDNPTSGTVRIDGKHYRDLPEPLKYIGALLDAKSMNGGRSAYNNLLCLAQSNRIPSSRVSEVLDLVGLTAVAKKKSKGFSLGMGQRLGIAAALLGDPEILMFDEPVNGLDPEGILWIRNLMKGLAAEGRTIFVSSHLMSEMALTAEHLVVIGQGKLLADLSMADFIQQNSRSYVRVRTPQQERLKDVLHEAGIDAISVPATGALEIDGVESEKLGELAAQHQIVLHELSPQRASLEEAFMRMTADSVEYHAHAPGVGGLPPAPGMALDNPARPADVPAWGAGFEAKRKGGE from the coding sequence ATGATCGAGCTTGAGGGCCTTACGAAACGATTCGGCGCGAAGACCGCCGTGGACAACCTCAGCTTCCAGGTCAAACCGGGGGTGGTCACCGGCTTCCTCGGCCCCAACGGGGCAGGGAAGTCCACGACCATGCGCATGATGCTCGACCTCGACAATCCGACCAGCGGTACGGTCCGGATCGACGGGAAGCACTACCGGGACCTGCCGGAGCCGCTGAAGTACATCGGGGCACTGCTGGACGCGAAGTCGATGAACGGCGGACGCAGCGCGTACAACAACCTGCTCTGCCTCGCCCAGTCGAACCGGATCCCGAGCAGCCGGGTCTCCGAAGTACTGGACCTGGTCGGCCTGACGGCCGTGGCGAAGAAGAAGTCGAAGGGATTCTCGCTGGGCATGGGCCAGCGGCTCGGCATCGCCGCCGCGCTGCTCGGCGACCCGGAGATCTTGATGTTCGACGAACCCGTCAATGGTCTGGACCCGGAGGGAATTCTCTGGATCCGCAATCTGATGAAGGGGCTCGCGGCAGAGGGAAGGACGATCTTCGTTTCTTCCCATCTGATGAGCGAAATGGCCCTGACCGCAGAGCATTTGGTCGTCATCGGACAGGGAAAACTGCTGGCCGACCTGTCCATGGCGGATTTCATCCAGCAGAACTCCCGCAGTTACGTGCGCGTCCGCACGCCGCAACAGGAGCGGCTGAAGGACGTCCTGCACGAGGCCGGTATCGACGCCATCAGCGTCCCGGCCACCGGCGCCCTGGAGATCGACGGCGTGGAGTCGGAGAAGCTCGGCGAGCTCGCCGCCCAGCACCAGATCGTGCTGCACGAACTCAGCCCGCAGCGGGCTTCACTGGAGGAAGCGTTCATGCGCATGACGGCGGATTCCGTCGAGTACCACGCCCACGCACCGGGGGTGGGCGGGCTCCCGCCGGCACCGGGCATGGCGCTGGACAACCCGGCCCGGCCTGCCGACGTACCCGCGTGGGGCGCCGGCTTCGAGGCGAAGCGCAAGGGCGGCGAGTGA
- a CDS encoding STAS domain-containing protein, translating into MHIRGDHAELAVGGRLDVRSAADARTVLHTALDDGHGDLVLDLTGLDSWDATGLGVIMGAHRRAGRTGRRLVLRGVPPQMQRLLVATRLHRILAIEGGLEAESLPRA; encoded by the coding sequence ATGCACATCAGGGGCGACCACGCCGAACTCGCTGTCGGGGGTCGCCTCGACGTGCGCAGCGCGGCGGACGCCCGTACGGTCCTGCACACCGCCCTGGACGACGGTCACGGCGACCTCGTGCTGGACCTCACCGGGCTCGACTCCTGGGACGCGACGGGCCTCGGCGTGATCATGGGCGCCCACCGCCGGGCCGGCCGGACCGGCCGCCGGCTCGTCCTGCGCGGGGTCCCGCCGCAGATGCAGCGGCTGCTCGTGGCCACCCGGCTGCACCGGATCCTCGCGATCGAGGGCGGGCTGGAAGCGGAGTCGCTGCCGCGCGCGTGA
- a CDS encoding SCO5389 family protein encodes MSLDVSPALLEQAERGEVDEAAFVDCVRTSLPYAWEMISSLVAQLKVDGGQFADNQTPPPDEQARGQLLRALASDAIRGALQRHFGVRLAFQNCHRVAVFPLDSAVDDRLAKFTSIRGQLLNQSPEMRDC; translated from the coding sequence ATGTCGCTCGACGTCTCACCGGCCCTACTCGAACAGGCCGAGCGAGGCGAGGTCGACGAAGCCGCTTTCGTCGACTGCGTCCGGACCTCCCTGCCCTACGCATGGGAGATGATCAGCTCGCTGGTGGCCCAGCTCAAGGTGGACGGCGGACAGTTCGCCGACAACCAGACGCCGCCGCCGGACGAGCAGGCGCGTGGCCAACTGCTGCGCGCTCTCGCGAGTGACGCGATACGGGGTGCGCTGCAGCGCCACTTCGGAGTGCGCCTGGCATTCCAGAACTGCCACCGGGTAGCGGTGTTCCCCCTGGACTCCGCGGTGGACGACCGGCTGGCCAAGTTCACTTCGATCCGTGGCCAGCTGCTCAACCAGTCGCCCGAAATGCGTGACTGTTAG
- a CDS encoding ABC transporter ATP-binding protein produces MIEAVGLTKRFGAKTAVDDLSFQVKPGHVTGFLGPNGSGKSTTMRMIVGLDRPTAGRVTINGLPFRELPNAQRHVGALLDAKAVHGGRRARTHLLSIAQLSGIPEKRVDEVLGVVGLQDVARQRAKGFSLGMGQRLGIATALLGDPQVLLFDEPVNGLDPEGILWVRNLMRRLASEGRTVFVSSHLMSEMALTADHLIVIGRGRLLADMSTQDFITHNSAGFARVRTADTDPGGWDTLGSVLTRAGGRVLREPDGALRVTGLELPRISDLAHAAGVRLWELSPHRASLEEAYMRMTQSSVEYTSTEDPRAELWEPEPLSVPKWEEDEAADALRVPQAGFFAPPPPGTGGRPFLMPGSPGELAGPGAASSGTEPSPGTSPSPDPVRTPDPAHAPDPVHTPAQKPEDTR; encoded by the coding sequence ATGATCGAGGCAGTCGGCCTGACCAAGCGCTTCGGCGCGAAGACCGCTGTCGACGACCTTTCCTTCCAGGTCAAGCCCGGTCACGTGACGGGATTCCTGGGGCCCAACGGCTCCGGGAAGTCCACCACGATGCGCATGATCGTCGGCCTGGACCGGCCCACCGCCGGCCGGGTCACGATCAACGGCCTGCCCTTCCGCGAGCTCCCGAACGCCCAGCGGCACGTCGGGGCCCTGCTCGACGCCAAGGCCGTCCACGGCGGCCGCCGGGCCCGTACCCACCTGCTGTCGATCGCCCAGCTCTCCGGGATCCCCGAGAAGCGGGTGGACGAGGTGCTGGGCGTCGTGGGCCTGCAGGACGTGGCCCGGCAGCGCGCCAAGGGCTTCTCGCTCGGCATGGGCCAGCGCCTCGGCATCGCGACCGCCCTACTCGGCGACCCCCAGGTGCTGCTCTTCGACGAGCCGGTCAACGGCCTCGACCCCGAGGGCATCCTCTGGGTCCGCAATCTGATGCGCCGGCTCGCCTCCGAGGGCCGTACGGTCTTCGTCTCCTCGCACCTCATGAGCGAGATGGCGCTGACCGCCGACCACCTGATCGTGATCGGCCGGGGCCGGCTGCTCGCCGACATGAGCACCCAGGACTTCATCACCCACAATTCGGCCGGATTCGCCCGGGTCCGCACGGCCGACACCGACCCGGGCGGCTGGGACACCCTCGGCTCCGTCCTCACCCGGGCGGGCGGCCGGGTCCTGCGGGAGCCCGACGGAGCGCTGCGGGTGACCGGGCTGGAGCTGCCGCGGATCTCCGACCTCGCGCACGCGGCCGGCGTACGGCTGTGGGAGCTGTCGCCGCACCGGGCCTCGCTGGAGGAGGCGTACATGCGGATGACGCAGTCCTCCGTCGAGTACACCTCCACCGAGGACCCGCGTGCCGAGCTCTGGGAGCCCGAGCCGCTGAGCGTCCCGAAGTGGGAGGAAGACGAGGCGGCCGACGCCCTCCGGGTCCCGCAGGCGGGCTTCTTCGCGCCCCCGCCGCCCGGGACCGGTGGCCGGCCGTTCCTGATGCCCGGCAGCCCCGGCGAGCTCGCCGGCCCCGGGGCCGCGTCCTCGGGGACCGAGCCCTCCCCCGGCACCTCGCCCTCCCCCGATCCCGTGCGCACCCCCGATCCCGCGCACGCTCCCGATCCCGTGCACACCCCCGCCCAGAAGCCCGAGGACACCCGATGA
- a CDS encoding LLM class flavin-dependent oxidoreductase, producing the protein MRVGAFVLAAQFPGQGQGEALHRAVRTAEVAEEAGLDSVWLAEHHFVPYGVCPSAVTLAALMLGLTRRLRVGTAVSVLPSTHPVALGEQAALLHLTSEGRFTLGVGRGGPWVDLEVFGGGLDAYENRFPEDLDLLRRWLTEPRVGAPAATGAAAGGRHGFREVAVVPRASEALHGDGTGPELIVACTSPGSVRMAAERGLPMLLGMHCGDEDKAAMVELWRRTARAAGHSPEAGHVSAGVCQLADRTADARETLLKAMPGWLKQGLDAHVTVDGRQRAMRDPVAYTELLCDLHPVGTPELAADRLAATSERTGITRFALLTEGSGDLAATEENLRRLGAEVLPRLG; encoded by the coding sequence ATGCGCGTAGGAGCATTTGTACTGGCGGCCCAGTTCCCGGGACAGGGACAGGGCGAGGCACTGCACCGGGCGGTGCGGACCGCCGAGGTGGCCGAGGAGGCCGGGCTCGACTCGGTCTGGCTCGCCGAGCACCATTTCGTCCCGTACGGGGTCTGCCCGTCCGCGGTGACCCTGGCGGCCCTGATGCTGGGCCTCACCCGGCGGCTGCGCGTGGGCACGGCGGTGAGCGTCCTGCCGAGCACCCACCCGGTGGCCCTGGGCGAGCAGGCGGCCCTGCTGCACCTGACCTCGGAGGGACGCTTCACCCTGGGGGTGGGCCGGGGCGGCCCCTGGGTGGACCTGGAGGTCTTCGGCGGCGGGCTCGACGCGTACGAGAACCGCTTCCCGGAGGATTTGGACCTGTTGCGGCGCTGGCTGACCGAGCCGCGCGTGGGGGCGCCGGCAGCGACGGGGGCGGCGGCCGGCGGCCGGCACGGCTTCCGCGAAGTGGCCGTCGTACCGCGTGCGTCGGAGGCGCTGCACGGGGACGGGACAGGGCCGGAACTGATCGTCGCCTGCACCTCTCCCGGCTCGGTACGCATGGCCGCGGAGCGCGGACTGCCGATGCTGCTGGGCATGCACTGCGGGGACGAGGACAAGGCCGCCATGGTCGAGCTGTGGCGGCGTACGGCGCGGGCCGCGGGGCATTCGCCCGAGGCCGGCCACGTGTCGGCCGGGGTCTGCCAGCTCGCGGACCGGACGGCGGACGCCCGCGAAACGCTGCTGAAGGCGATGCCGGGCTGGCTCAAGCAGGGCCTGGACGCGCACGTCACGGTGGACGGACGGCAGCGGGCGATGCGGGACCCGGTCGCGTACACCGAGCTGTTGTGCGATCTCCACCCCGTGGGAACACCGGAGCTGGCGGCCGACCGACTGGCGGCCACCTCGGAACGTACGGGGATCACGCGGTTCGCCCTGCTGACGGAGGGATCGGGTGACCTCGCCGCGACCGAGGAGAACCTCCGGCGCCTCGGCGCCGAGGTGCTGCCCCGGCTCGGCTGA
- a CDS encoding ABC transporter permease yields the protein MTAPTTATTGDRDPAGYTSPLPTPRPHLGHALASEWTKLTSVRSTMWTLGVLVLLVVGIGGTVIVQTRSLDYEQMPFIAPALFGLLVGQLALMVLGVLTITSEYGTGLVRTTFTAAPDRYRVLTAKYLVFGITAFLTTAGSVCLVGLAASILRDGPGAGHHPPSEWASGLVGSLYVTLLGVLALAVGALVRHSAGGIAVMLGVVTLPPVIGGVLSIWEAVAPVGRILLQYNAPVAMMELFGMPTNASDPASGEMVIPGSLSHMTVILLLTGAAVAGSYVVVGRRDV from the coding sequence ATGACCGCCCCGACGACCGCGACCACCGGGGACCGGGACCCGGCGGGCTACACCTCGCCGCTGCCGACCCCCCGGCCGCACCTGGGGCACGCACTGGCCTCGGAGTGGACGAAGCTGACCTCGGTGCGCTCCACGATGTGGACGCTCGGCGTGCTGGTGCTGCTCGTCGTCGGCATCGGCGGCACGGTCATCGTGCAGACCCGGTCGCTGGACTACGAGCAGATGCCGTTCATCGCCCCCGCCCTGTTCGGGCTGCTGGTCGGTCAGCTGGCGTTGATGGTGCTCGGGGTACTGACGATCACCTCCGAGTACGGCACCGGCCTGGTCCGCACCACCTTCACTGCGGCCCCCGACCGGTACCGGGTGCTCACCGCGAAGTACCTCGTCTTCGGCATCACCGCGTTCCTCACCACGGCCGGGTCGGTCTGCCTGGTGGGGCTGGCCGCGTCGATCCTGCGCGACGGCCCGGGCGCCGGGCACCACCCGCCTTCCGAGTGGGCGTCCGGACTCGTGGGCAGCCTCTACGTCACCCTGCTCGGCGTACTGGCCCTGGCGGTCGGGGCGCTGGTGCGGCACTCGGCCGGGGGGATCGCCGTGATGCTCGGCGTCGTCACGCTGCCGCCGGTGATAGGCGGAGTGCTCAGCATCTGGGAGGCCGTCGCACCGGTCGGCCGGATCCTGCTCCAGTACAACGCCCCGGTGGCGATGATGGAGCTGTTCGGCATGCCGACCAACGCCTCGGACCCGGCGTCCGGCGAGATGGTGATCCCGGGCAGCCTGAGTCACATGACGGTGATCCTGCTGCTGACGGGCGCCGCGGTCGCCGGCTCGTACGTGGTGGTCGGCCGCCGGGACGTCTAG
- a CDS encoding ATP/GTP-binding protein, translating to MSPRHNRPRGGENPADRSDQGSGPGSLDRYGLERTEEYQGEDWKVRHVAGASAAGKRYRCPGCDQEIPSGTPHLVAWPEYGGVDDRRHWHKACWNAKDRRTTKVQRSRNAPKH from the coding sequence GTGTCACCGCGCCACAACCGCCCCAGGGGCGGCGAGAATCCAGCCGATCGTTCGGACCAGGGCTCGGGCCCGGGCAGTCTGGACCGGTACGGCCTGGAGCGCACGGAGGAGTACCAGGGCGAGGACTGGAAGGTCCGGCACGTCGCGGGCGCGAGCGCCGCGGGCAAGCGCTACCGCTGCCCCGGCTGCGACCAGGAGATCCCCTCCGGCACCCCGCACCTGGTGGCCTGGCCCGAGTACGGCGGGGTCGACGACCGCCGGCACTGGCACAAGGCCTGCTGGAACGCGAAGGACCGCCGCACCACCAAGGTGCAGCGGTCCCGCAACGCCCCCAAGCATTAG
- the nucS gene encoding endonuclease NucS, with amino-acid sequence MRLVIARCSVDYAGRLTAHLPSAPRLILVKADGSVSIHADDRAYKPLNWMSPPCTLKEGSGDDAGVWTVVNKAGEKLIITMEEVLHDSSHELGTDPGLIKDGVEAHLQELLADRIETLGEGYTLIRREYMTAIGPVDILCRDASGATVAVEIKRRGEIDGVEQLTRYLELLNRDPHLSPVKGVFAAQEIKPQARVLANDRGMDCVVLDYNAMRGIEDDKLRLF; translated from the coding sequence ATGCGTCTCGTCATTGCCCGCTGCTCCGTCGATTACGCGGGCCGGCTCACCGCCCATCTGCCCTCGGCACCCCGTCTGATCCTCGTGAAGGCCGACGGCAGTGTCTCGATCCACGCGGACGACCGAGCGTACAAACCGCTCAACTGGATGTCGCCGCCGTGCACCCTCAAGGAGGGGAGCGGCGACGACGCCGGCGTCTGGACCGTCGTCAACAAGGCGGGCGAGAAGCTCATCATCACCATGGAGGAAGTCCTCCACGACTCCTCGCACGAACTGGGCACCGACCCGGGCCTGATCAAGGACGGGGTCGAGGCCCACCTGCAGGAGCTCCTGGCTGACCGGATCGAGACCCTCGGCGAGGGCTACACGCTGATCCGCCGCGAGTACATGACCGCGATCGGACCGGTCGACATCCTGTGCCGGGACGCCTCCGGCGCGACGGTGGCGGTGGAGATCAAGCGCCGCGGCGAGATCGACGGCGTCGAACAGCTCACCCGGTACCTGGAGCTCCTGAACCGGGACCCGCACCTGTCGCCCGTGAAGGGCGTCTTCGCGGCCCAGGAGATCAAGCCCCAGGCCCGCGTCCTGGCGAACGACCGCGGCATGGACTGCGTCGTCCTCGACTACAACGCGATGCGCGGCATCGAGGACGACAAGCTCCGCCTGTTCTAG
- a CDS encoding ATP-binding protein, whose product MDRSSTQGQADPAEPPARVVTLTTGDLTLTVNPVDGSEIVRTHRPGGVPAPAPVKRTPAARASAAAAARPPVPPGAPGSSRSLLGREEELERLVRLLTRGRSVRLTGPPGSGRTALLDAVADACADLAPDGVVRLCGYGHQQPGELLQALYATVYEAPAERPDRAGLLARVAEIGAVVLVDDLDMGGTALDELLRATPECAYLLATTPDTRAPSDDSHLEEVFLGGLSRADCAALLEAGTGRPLTDAETAWAGDLSFASEGLPLRFVQGAALLRQRDELNRTGYDDEADEDEEPGVFQEKPRDTVFVPLPTLAEGAAPAELLASRVSESARAALRIACALGGELPHHAHLPALVGDTHADTAVAELLDCGLLSPVGTRHRLAAGVARQLEEIGYGDTAAEEARTAARHYAWWTGHTSVSPARVAAEADAVLAALAGADVVAAVLLARTAAPAFAASLHWEAWERVLRAGAEAARKAGEVAEQAYFHHELGVLALCEGRLDRARAELEASIGLRGALADKRGTVAGRRALALVTDREAAEVQTSPPLRLAPPTASASAAGAGGAAKSPGPGQPGAGAPGDPGLLPVRGLPGLPPGPEAAGAPLLPGATGVAGAAAPAPGLPALPAPPGLPRAAGAAQLPAVPGTEGAPPAAGAPGVARAARTTPFPEVRQGPGVPGAVGTSFAAGAAGAAGAAGAAGAAGAAGAAGAAGAAGAAGAAGAAGAAGAAGNPSAPGAFRARGAAGTPSAPVAPSAPVTPATLSKALAALPGAGAGAAPVAEHAATRVPDGFTTVVPAVAPPGSVAPATLAEVFEDAFPLTPEPAPAPRALPQAKPGPRRKPMLLAAAGAVTVVVLGTVVALAMTTEDEKPPAQAPAVSTAPSSEEAQPQPSTPDPSGSDPSPEPEPSSPTSQAPGTTPPPRKSPSPTPTPSPTQSSSSPVTPPSPPVTSSAPPVSSPPASPTPTPTPTTSVTPSPTNTTPPAVPQPPTDSEGEPETGTP is encoded by the coding sequence ATGGACCGCAGCAGCACACAGGGGCAGGCCGATCCGGCGGAGCCGCCGGCGCGGGTGGTGACGCTGACGACCGGGGACCTCACCCTCACCGTGAACCCCGTCGACGGCAGCGAGATCGTCCGGACGCACCGCCCCGGCGGCGTCCCCGCCCCCGCCCCGGTCAAGCGCACCCCCGCCGCCCGCGCCTCCGCGGCGGCCGCCGCACGGCCCCCCGTACCGCCGGGCGCCCCGGGCTCCTCGCGGTCCCTGCTGGGCCGCGAGGAGGAACTCGAACGCCTCGTACGCCTCCTCACGCGCGGTCGCTCCGTACGGCTGACCGGGCCGCCCGGATCCGGGCGCACGGCGCTGCTCGACGCGGTCGCCGACGCCTGCGCGGACCTCGCCCCCGACGGGGTCGTACGGCTCTGCGGGTACGGACACCAGCAGCCCGGCGAGCTGCTCCAGGCGCTCTACGCCACCGTGTACGAGGCTCCGGCCGAACGCCCCGACCGCGCCGGGCTCCTCGCCCGGGTGGCCGAGATAGGCGCCGTCGTCCTCGTCGACGACCTCGACATGGGCGGCACCGCCCTCGACGAACTGCTCCGGGCCACGCCGGAGTGCGCGTACCTCCTGGCCACCACCCCCGACACCCGGGCCCCCTCCGACGACTCGCACCTCGAAGAGGTCTTCCTCGGCGGACTGTCCCGCGCCGACTGCGCGGCCCTGCTCGAAGCGGGCACCGGACGGCCGCTGACGGACGCGGAAACGGCCTGGGCCGGGGACCTGAGCTTCGCCTCCGAAGGACTGCCGCTGCGCTTCGTGCAGGGGGCCGCGCTCCTGCGCCAGCGCGACGAGCTCAACCGGACCGGCTACGACGACGAGGCCGACGAGGACGAGGAGCCCGGCGTCTTCCAGGAGAAGCCGCGCGACACCGTCTTCGTGCCGCTGCCGACGCTGGCCGAAGGCGCCGCTCCCGCGGAGCTGCTCGCCTCACGGGTCAGCGAGTCGGCGCGGGCCGCGCTGCGGATCGCCTGCGCGCTCGGCGGGGAGCTGCCGCACCACGCGCACCTGCCCGCGCTGGTCGGCGACACGCACGCCGACACGGCCGTCGCGGAGCTGCTCGACTGCGGGCTGCTGAGCCCCGTCGGGACGCGCCACCGGCTGGCCGCGGGGGTCGCGCGACAGCTCGAGGAGATCGGCTACGGAGACACCGCGGCCGAGGAGGCCCGTACGGCCGCCCGCCACTACGCCTGGTGGACCGGGCACACCTCGGTCAGCCCCGCGCGGGTCGCGGCGGAGGCCGACGCGGTGCTCGCGGCGCTGGCCGGAGCCGACGTGGTGGCCGCGGTACTGCTCGCACGGACGGCGGCACCGGCGTTCGCGGCCTCGCTGCACTGGGAGGCCTGGGAGCGGGTGCTGCGCGCGGGCGCGGAGGCCGCGCGGAAGGCCGGCGAGGTCGCGGAGCAGGCGTACTTCCACCACGAGCTGGGCGTACTGGCCCTGTGCGAGGGCCGGCTCGACCGGGCGCGGGCCGAACTGGAGGCCTCGATCGGGCTGCGCGGCGCGCTGGCCGACAAGCGGGGGACCGTCGCGGGACGGCGCGCTCTGGCCCTGGTCACCGACCGGGAGGCGGCGGAGGTCCAGACATCGCCGCCGCTGCGACTGGCTCCGCCGACCGCGTCTGCGTCTGCGGCGGGGGCCGGGGGAGCGGCGAAGTCGCCGGGGCCCGGTCAGCCGGGGGCGGGGGCACCGGGTGATCCGGGTCTCCTGCCGGTTCGAGGTCTGCCGGGTCTGCCGCCGGGTCCGGAGGCTGCGGGGGCTCCGCTGCTTCCTGGGGCTACCGGCGTTGCCGGCGCTGCCGCACCGGCTCCCGGGCTTCCTGCCCTTCCGGCGCCTCCCGGGCTTCCCCGGGCTGCCGGGGCCGCTCAGCTTCCTGCGGTTCCCGGGACCGAGGGGGCTCCGCCCGCTGCTGGAGCTCCCGGGGTTGCCCGGGCCGCTCGGACCACGCCGTTTCCTGAGGTTCGGCAGGGCCCGGGCGTTCCCGGTGCCGTAGGGACCTCGTTCGCTGCCGGTGCTGCCGGTGCTGCCGGTGCTGCCGGTGCTGCCGGTGCTGCCGGTGCTGCCGGTGCTGCCGGTGCTGCCGGTGCTGCCGGTGCTGCCGGTGCTGCCGGTGCTGCCGGTGCTGCCGGTGCTGCCGGGAATCCGTCGGCTCCTGGTGCTTTTCGGGCGCGTGGTGCTGCCGGGACGCCGTCCGCTCCCGTCGCACCCTCGGCTCCCGTGACTCCGGCGACCCTGTCGAAGGCCCTCGCCGCCCTGCCCGGGGCGGGTGCCGGGGCCGCCCCCGTAGCCGAGCACGCGGCGACGCGGGTTCCGGACGGCTTCACGACGGTGGTGCCCGCGGTGGCGCCGCCGGGCTCCGTCGCGCCCGCGACCCTTGCCGAGGTGTTCGAGGACGCCTTCCCGCTCACCCCCGAGCCGGCTCCGGCGCCCAGGGCGCTGCCCCAGGCGAAGCCGGGGCCCCGCCGCAAGCCGATGCTGCTGGCCGCCGCCGGGGCGGTGACCGTCGTGGTCCTGGGCACGGTGGTCGCCCTGGCGATGACCACCGAGGACGAGAAGCCGCCCGCGCAGGCGCCGGCGGTCTCCACGGCCCCGAGCTCGGAGGAGGCGCAGCCGCAGCCCAGTACGCCGGATCCGAGCGGAAGCGATCCCTCGCCGGAGCCGGAGCCCTCGTCCCCCACCTCGCAGGCGCCGGGTACGACCCCGCCGCCGCGCAAGTCCCCCTCGCCCACGCCGACGCCTTCGCCGACGCAGTCGTCGTCGAGCCCGGTGACGCCGCCTTCGCCGCCGGTGACGAGCTCGGCCCCGCCGGTGAGCAGTCCGCCGGCCTCCCCGACCCCGACTCCGACCCCGACCACGTCCGTGACGCCGAGCCCTACGAACACGACGCCGCCGGCAGTGCCGCAGCCCCCCACGGATTCCGAGGGCGAGCCGGAGACCGGGACCCCCTGA
- a CDS encoding cellulose-binding protein, with amino-acid sequence MSDTSSPFGFELVRRGYDRGQVDDRITKLVSDRDSALGRINSLEKRIEELHLETQNAQAQVSDAEPSYAGLGARVEKILRLAEEEAKDLREEARRAAEQHRELAESAAQQVRNDAESFAADRKSTAEDEGVRIVEKAKGDAASLRTEAQKDAASKREEADALFEETRAKAAQAAADFETNLAKRREQSERDLAGRQAKAEKRLAEIEHRAEQLRLEAEKLRTDAERRARQTVETAQRQAEDIVADANAKADRIRSESERELAALTNRRDSINAQLTNVREMLATLTGAAVAAASAPIDDEPVTRGVPAQQSR; translated from the coding sequence ATGAGCGACACATCCTCCCCCTTCGGCTTCGAGCTCGTGCGGCGTGGTTACGACCGCGGTCAGGTGGACGACCGCATCACCAAGCTGGTCTCCGACCGCGACAGCGCCCTAGGACGTATCAACTCTCTGGAAAAGCGGATCGAGGAGTTGCACCTCGAGACGCAGAACGCCCAGGCTCAGGTGAGCGACGCCGAGCCGTCGTACGCCGGTCTCGGCGCCCGGGTCGAGAAGATCCTGCGCCTGGCCGAGGAGGAGGCGAAGGACCTCCGTGAGGAGGCCCGTCGCGCGGCCGAGCAGCACCGCGAGCTCGCCGAGTCGGCCGCCCAGCAGGTGCGCAACGACGCCGAGTCGTTCGCCGCCGACCGGAAGTCGACCGCCGAGGACGAGGGCGTCCGGATCGTCGAGAAGGCCAAGGGCGACGCGGCTTCCCTGCGCACCGAGGCCCAGAAGGACGCCGCCTCCAAGCGCGAGGAGGCCGACGCGCTCTTCGAGGAGACCCGCGCCAAGGCCGCCCAGGCCGCCGCGGACTTCGAGACCAACCTGGCCAAGCGCCGCGAGCAGTCCGAGCGTGACCTGGCCGGCCGTCAGGCCAAGGCCGAGAAGCGTCTCGCGGAGATCGAGCACCGCGCGGAGCAGCTGCGCCTGGAGGCCGAGAAGCTCCGTACGGACGCCGAGCGTCGCGCCCGCCAGACCGTGGAGACCGCGCAGCGCCAGGCCGAGGACATCGTGGCCGACGCGAACGCCAAGGCCGACCGGATCCGCAGCGAGTCCGAGCGCGAGCTGGCGGCGCTCACCAACCGCCGCGACTCGATCAACGCGCAGCTCACCAACGTCCGCGAGATGCTGGCGACGCTGACGGGTGCCGCGGTCGCGGCCGCCTCCGCGCCGATCGACGACGAGCCGGTCACCCGCGGCGTTCCGGCGCAGCAGAGCCGCTAG
- a CDS encoding ABC transporter permease subunit codes for MAFSALLQSEWTKIRTVASTSWTLALAFLVTVGFGAGFCALVNATFDDMSEVEQATFDPTLLSFTGMGFGQLAMIVFGVMVVSSEYSSGMIRTSLAAVPGRGGFLAGKFAVATALALVVGLVTSFVSFFLGQAILGDRSIGIGEDNVLRAVVGAGVYMALLALFSMGVATMLRSSVASISILIPFFLIVSNLLSGFEATRKYGQYLPDKAGSKIMQVVPEAMGSPETPYGPWGGLGIMLLWVAASAIGGYLVLKKRDA; via the coding sequence ATGGCTTTCTCCGCACTCCTCCAGTCCGAGTGGACCAAGATCCGCACGGTCGCCTCCACCAGCTGGACCCTCGCCCTCGCCTTCCTCGTCACCGTCGGGTTCGGCGCCGGATTCTGCGCCCTGGTCAACGCGACCTTCGACGACATGAGCGAGGTCGAACAGGCCACCTTCGACCCCACCCTGCTGAGCTTCACCGGAATGGGCTTCGGCCAGCTGGCCATGATCGTCTTCGGCGTGATGGTCGTCAGCTCCGAGTACAGCTCGGGCATGATCCGCACCTCGCTGGCCGCCGTGCCCGGACGCGGCGGCTTCCTGGCGGGCAAGTTCGCCGTGGCCACGGCGCTGGCCCTGGTGGTCGGGCTGGTGACCAGCTTCGTGTCGTTCTTCCTCGGCCAGGCCATCCTGGGCGACCGCAGCATCGGCATCGGCGAGGACAACGTCCTGAGGGCGGTCGTCGGCGCCGGCGTGTACATGGCACTGCTCGCCCTCTTCTCCATGGGCGTGGCCACCATGCTGCGCAGCTCGGTCGCCTCGATCAGCATCCTGATCCCGTTCTTCCTGATCGTCTCGAACCTCCTCAGCGGATTCGAGGCGACCCGCAAGTACGGCCAGTACCTGCCCGACAAGGCGGGATCCAAGATCATGCAGGTGGTGCCGGAAGCGATGGGCAGCCCCGAGACCCCCTACGGCCCCTGGGGCGGCCTCGGGATCATGCTCCTGTGGGTGGCCGCCTCGGCCATCGGCGGCTACCTCGTCCTCAAGAAGAGGGACGCCTGA